In one Carassius carassius chromosome 14, fCarCar2.1, whole genome shotgun sequence genomic region, the following are encoded:
- the si:dkey-45k15.1 gene encoding exocyst complex component 3-like protein 4 — protein MEKSPTSNVKNIFRRFSIFRKSDGHIKKKPSRRSIETFSSEDKDKEVTPHKFEFKTTEIPLKPCSVLQIKTYIETDMLKEAYLNLLSLRLELKLEKSALVNKEKDINLLYDALRHKMFAIVHKSSDVNSLNKEQLVYVATIILEEEKREGEPGAMQGWREAWRDAVLNGVRDSLKKVPLDSREQNASWLAVHLGLLGKAVVEDLERVKTELLSSYPAELNVFETYVSCHHKAVGEHLKRLLEKVTELKDYSALLDFIIHRYPSDLQAHKKDLIMEEDLNKIKTSYCHCHKEEFKLKLENFSTLETEVWKKKKSPKRTEDGFLTSKIHMDICELIARYAGNLEKIDENLGKSVVSSCLDELNQFYPRFEKEFSQHTVSLLTSDLLDCCLWVEYHITYINSFSSLKENLQCYKESCSAQVEKLEKEVDGLTLRLRQTLRDHFKSEVKPYMDGMMTKKWLKTDEDFKEVISRVENYSGLCKSMRAPSAQIFVNDLHYYVAKEYVSQLMKKKYSCKKNKNEDAAIKLKEQWNELRKLFVEMGSSLKWLYPLGNYLSDIIGMEIEKNIKDLLHPLVSNYPDISKKQLSAVLSFRDNGFSLEKHNVINHFTALKRDAGNTNHEHSFFTDIE, from the exons ATGGAAAAATCTCCCACTTCTAATG tGAAGAACATCTTTCGCAGATTTTCTATATTTAGAAAAAGCGATGGGCACATTAAAAAGAAACCATCTAGGCGGTCAATAGAAACATTTTCATCAGAGGATAAAGACAAGGAAGTTACCCCACATAAGTTTGAATTTAAGACCACAGAGATTCCTCTAAAGCCATGTTCAG TTTTGCAGATCAAAACATATATAGAAACAGACATGCTGAAGGAGGCATATCTGAATCTGCTTTCACTGCGTCTGGAGCTCAAGTTAGAAAAGAGTGCTCTGGTTAATAAAGAGAAAGACATCAATCTGTTGTATGATGCACTAAGGCACAAAATGTTTGCCATTGTACACAAATCCAGTGATGTTAACTCACTCAATAAAGAGCAGCTGGTGTATGTGGCCACCATTATCCTGGAGgaagagaagagagagggagagccgGGAGCGATGCAGGGATGGAGGGAAGCATGGAGGGATGCGGTACTAAACGGGGTTCGAGATTCACTGAAGAAAGTTCCTCTGGACAGCCGCGAGCAGAACGCTTCCTGGTTGGCAGTGCATCTTGGGCTTCTGGGTAAAGCTGTGGTAGAGGACTTGGAGAGAGTGAAGACTGAGCTTCTGAGCTCATATCCAGCGGAGTTAAATGTGTTTGAAACCTATGTGTCCTGCCACCATAAGGCTGTAGGAGAGCATCTAAAGAGACTTCTGGAAAAGGTGACAGAGCTGAAAGATTACTCCGCTCTTCTAGATTTCATTATTCATCGCTACCCCAG TGATCTGCAAGCCCATAAGAAAGATCTTATAATGGAAGAGGATCTGAACAAAATAAAAACCTCTTACTGTCATTGCCATAAG GAGGAATTTAAACTTAAACTGGAGAATTTCAGCACACTTGAAACAGAAGTGTGGAAAAAGAAGAAATCTCCTAAAAGAACAGAAGATGGATTTCTTACGTCAAAAATACACATGGACATTTGTGAG TTGATAGCGCGTTATGCTGGGAATCTTGAGAAGATCGATGAAAATCTGGGGAAATCAGTTGTAAGCTCCTGTTTAGATGAGCTAAATCAATTTTATCCAAG ATTTGAAAAAGAGTTTTCACAGCACACTGTCTCTCTGTTGACCTCTGACCTGTTGGACTGCTGTCTTTGGGTAGAATATCACATCACCtacatcaacagtttcagttcaCTCAA AGAGAATTTGCAGTGCTATAAAGAGAGCTGTTCAGCTCAGGTGGAGAAGCTGGAAAAAGAAGTGGATGGACTGACTCTGAGACTCAGACAGACCCTGAGGGATCATTTTAAATCTGAGGTCAAG CCTTACATGGATGGCATGATGACAAAAAAATGGCTGAAAACAGATGAAGATTTTAAAGAAGTGATTTCTAGAGTAGAGAATTATTCTGGTCTCTGTAAATCCATGAGAGCTCCATCAGCCCAA ATTTTCGTGAATGATTTACACTATTATGTAGCCAAAGAATATGTCTCTCAGctgatgaagaaaaaatattcatgcaaaaaaaacaaaaacgaagaTGCTGCCATAAAATTGAAAGAACAGTGGAATGAACTCAGGAAACTATTTGTGGAAATG GGATCATCCTTAAAATGGCTTTATCCATTGGGAAATTACCTTAGTGACATTATTGGAATGGAAATtgagaaaaatataaaagatcTGTTACATCCACTGGTTAGTAATTACCCAGACATCAG CAAGAAGCAGTTGTCAGCTGTTCTGTCCTTCAGAGACAATGGTTTTAGCTTGGAGAAGCACAATGTTATTAATCACTTTACTGCGCTTAAACGGGATGCTGGGAACACAAATCATGAGCACTCCTTCTTCACTGACATAGAG TGA